The genomic DNA GGGCGGCAATAGTCGAGGGTGTCCGGTAGATGTCCCCGAAGGCAAAGAGAATGCCTTCGTCATGGCCCGCCCGGGAGATCGTGCCGTAGAGCTCCATGGCGTGCTGGGAGCTGCCGAACTTGAGCGCCAGATAGGCGTTCCGCTCCATGCCGTCGGCCGGCATGTCGGGGTTCAGCATGAAGGCACGCCAGCGGATCTGTGGCCTGCGTCGCTTCGGCACAAGGTCGAGGGCACGCTCAAGACGGCGCTTGCCGATATAACACCAGGGACAGACGGGGTCGGAAAAGATGTCAAGGATCATGGCAGCATTCTAACGACCGACGTTCTGCTCCGGAAGAGGCAGACCAGACCGGGGGCATCACGATGCTGCGCGCCATTCGCCAACTGCTTTCGTCAGAGGACGTCGCCACCGTCAGGCAGGCGGCCGAAACCGGCGCTTTCGTCGACGGTCTGCGCACGGCCGGTTTCCCCGTCGCGGACGCATGTGGGGGAACAAACAGCTCCAGGTGATCTGCCGCCCGCGCCGCAGCCGCTGCGAGATTCTGTTCGATCTCGCCGTCGCTGCCGAACACGTTCACAAGCTGGAACCCAACGGCGGCACCTTCATGGCCCCGGAGAAGACCCGCTTCAACCTGCTCAGGATATGGGCGGATACCTAGCCGGGCTGTGACGCCCTCGCTGTCAACCCCCCATCGCAGATCATGAGCTGGCCGGTGGTGAAGGCGCTTTCGTCGCTGGCGAGCCAGAGGGCGAGATTGGCGATGTCCCGGGGTGCGCCGATGCGGCCGATGGGCTGGTTGGCGTCGAGCGCCCTGGCCGCTTCATCGGGATCGGGGACGCTGGCGAGATAGGCGTCCATCATGTCGGTCTTGATCCAGCCCGGGCAGATCACATTGCAGCGGATGTCCTCGGAGCCATGGTCGACTGCGATCGCACGGCTCAGCGCGTGGACTGCACCTTTGGTGGCGCAATAGGCCGCGAGGCCCGGATCGGCCACGAAGCCGTCGTAACTTCCGACATTGACGATCGAGCCGCCGCCGCCCGAAGCCATGACGGGTATTGCGGCACGGCATGTGGCGAACACACCCTTCACGTTGATGCCGAAGATCAGGTCCCAGTCCTCGTCGGTTGTCTCGACGATGGTCTTCTCGATCTGAATGGCCGCGTTGTTGACCAGCACATCGATCCCGCCGAACGCATCCCGGGCGGTTTCGATGAGCGTGTCGGCCTGTGCGGTCGAGGCCGTGTCCCCGGGAACGAAGATCGTGGAGCCGTCGTCAGGGAACGGGGCCGGGGGGGCCGAACGCGCGGTGACGACGACGCGCGCGCCTTCCGCCACGAAGCGGTCGACGATGGCGCGACCGATGCCCCTTGATCCGCCGGTGACCACGCAACGCTTGCCGTCGAGCCGTCTCGTCATGCCTGTTCCCCTCCTGTCCGCTACTGTCCGCCTAAGGAAATTGAATGAGCATTCAACATCCGTCAATCGCATGGTGAACGCTGGTATCCGCGGACCATGCGTGGGTTCTTCC from Rhodospirillales bacterium includes the following:
- a CDS encoding SDR family oxidoreductase; this encodes MTRRLDGKRCVVTGGSRGIGRAIVDRFVAEGARVVVTARSAPPAPFPDDGSTIFVPGDTASTAQADTLIETARDAFGGIDVLVNNAAIQIEKTIVETTDEDWDLIFGINVKGVFATCRAAIPVMASGGGGSIVNVGSYDGFVADPGLAAYCATKGAVHALSRAIAVDHGSEDIRCNVICPGWIKTDMMDAYLASVPDPDEAARALDANQPIGRIGAPRDIANLALWLASDESAFTTGQLMICDGGLTARASQPG